The Halictus rubicundus isolate RS-2024b chromosome 18, iyHalRubi1_principal, whole genome shotgun sequence genome contains the following window.
ACAAATGCGAGGTTtgtttaacaattttcaaacgAAAACACTTACCTTTTGACGTTTCTCTCGAAAAGGAACACGAACAAGTCCACTCTTGACAAACTGCCGCTCTGTCGAGACATTTCGCCATCTATGTGTTATGTACATATGCAGCACGATTGAGAATATTTCGACTGCCCACCTCAAACGAACGACTGTATAACGTTTTTTCAATTCGAACGGAACAAAGATTGACGAAAGATAAGAATGTCTACATATTATATTTAACTTATTAAAACGTCCTAGGAAAATAATAAAGTTTGAATATCTCGCGATTTCCGGAACGTGCTTCTCGGAAATTAGCAACGCACAACGGGCTAAGAATTGTTACACAGTTTTGAGAGGAAAGCAAAACGGTTGCGCGATCGCAAGAAATTGCGCGAACTTGTTGGACGACGGAATAGTTTCGCAAATCTCGAGGAAAACACGCCGGCGAATTGGGAAATATTCTCGTTGGACGCGATCCGGGCTCGCGTTTCACGGTTTCAAATTGGAAGATTTAGAGCCGTTCTAGAACAATCGTGTTCCGGGAAAGGGTGGCCTAAACGAGCCCTCGAATCGACTTTAAACGACTTGTAAAAGTTTACGATCGCCGGTCGCGCGTCGATCTCAATTCGTACCGAGAACTTTCCCAATTGAGCCAATTAGTCAATTGCGATAATTAACGCGGTACACGACGAGATACGAGCGCCCCGGCTGGAATTCTGGTTCGTCCCTCCGGGAACATTTTTCGTCGCGCAGACACCGGAATTTGCCAGAAAAGGCTAACCGTTGCATGCAATTCGAAACGACTTTACAATCTCGGGACTGGAGATGGGAAGAAAAGAATGCACTGCGTTACGTTCAatataatgaaattttatttttcatcgtatttcattcaaaaataaaattattcgtaaAAAAAGATTTCTCCGCTCTGGTCGGtagacaatatatatatatatatatatatgtaacatatatatgtgtaaatatatatatatacatatattcatatatatttatatatatataatattacatTATAATAGTAATATTTATCATCTCATGTATAGGGTTATACATAACTCTATATATGCGGTGCTCATCCACGTGTCGTCATCACCGTACCactacatataaatatatgtatatatatataaattaatatatatatatatatgtatacatataccatATACATACTCTAATGGGGTTTTCGCTTACTGACTAAATCACATTGTGGTTTCCATTTACTTTCATACGTTTTTGTGCCGCCGCTTTTCTCGCTCGCTTCCTAACTGGCATTTAATCTCGCCCTCGATCACTTTTCTCAAGTTTATATTATTCTCGCATCTTATCCGCTACAAAGATTCGTGGTTTAAAATAACGCCCGGCGATCGTCCGCGATTCCCGCGCGCAATTTCCCGTTTCCCGGTGAACGAGAACGGGAAACAACTAAAATAGAGAGTGCGCTAAACGCGAACGGGAGATGTCCTCGGACTTCGCCGGCGATGCGGTTCTATTACATGGTAAAAAAGGCACGCCGTATGTGATGGCTGTATCCCGAGGCAAAGGCGCCTCGGTTCCTAAATTTCTCGGTCAACTTTCTCCTGGTTCCATCACGAAAACATGTTACCGTAAAATCGACAGATAGGAGCCTCCCACTGTGCAAACAACGCCGCCATAGTTtccaaaaaattacaaaaaagaaagaaagaagaagaagattctACGGTGGAGTTTCTTCCGAGACATTATACGCGCGGTCTTTCGTGAAACGCTGAAGACATCACCTTCAGTATCGTCACGATACCGTCGACTCGTTAACCGGGTGACTTTGTTTGCGGCCGGAAACTCCAATTTTGTCCAGGCACTTTTCGAACGAACGgaataagaaaaagaaataaaacaagtTCTCGATTACCGCGAGAGCTCGACACAATTTTCCGCCAGACATATTTGCACGGAACAGAACGTGGACGTTgttcgagaaaataaataagaagATTTACAAGTCGAGCCGCTGAAACACGGACGACAAAAAGGTATACAACTTCCCCCGGTTAACAGGTTTTCGAGAAAACAAAGCGAAGCAGGAGAAAACGAAGAGCACGCTTATTCTTAAGGGAAATAAATTACACGGTTACAAATTGTCGAATCGTGTGCCGAAAGTCGCGCGTGAACAACGGGGATAGGGGAAGGGGGAAACGAAGTTGAGAATCTCTGACGATCTCCGTTCTTTTTTCCGACGGTCTAGCATCGTGTATCCGAAAAAATAGACATTTCTCTCATTCTCCTCGATCAATTGCAATCTCCCGGGTGGCGAGACTCCTGCGCTCTCGCCCGCTGTACTACGATTGTGTAAATCTAACTGCGACAGAACAACGGATCACGACCAGTTTTGTAGCAAAATATCTTATTATCCGTTCGTGGAACGAGCAATCCTGACGAATGCGTTTCCTCGGGCCTGTGCTGCTCGAGACCGGACTATCGACCCGAAGACTATGCGCGACGCGTTATCAGGCTGTGCACACCGAATTCAAGAATCCTCGAAACCTTTTCAACGGGTTACGCAACGTGTTACGCCGGGACACGCTCGATCCTAAGTGTTCGTCGAATACGCACGATTCACATTGTACTAGACGTAGAAGACGAAAGAACGAAGAAGAAACGTCTACATCATGATTGCTTGATTATTGCTCGTTATACTCTATGTCGCGCggaaagtttattgctgatcgcCGTAAAGATTCTCGTTGGTCTTCGGCCGTTGTGCCGCAGGCCAACGAGGGAAAAACTCTGTTGCTTTACAGCGATTCCTTGCGCGATGGCACAACGGTAACGCTGCGCGATTCTGTTACCACGCGCGAAACGGATAAAACATCAAAGAGCGTTCCGCGACGTTCTTTTGCACGCTAAAAAATCGTTCGCCTTCTTTCTAAAACACTGGAACCACCGACGACTACAGATCTGTTTCTAGAAATTACTGAAATCGTTCTGAAATTGCAACGGATACAAGTTCCCCGGAGTTTCGAGGAGTTCTAAAGGCGACCCACGTGGTAACACAATCGATGCCTGGTGCACTTGCGTGTATGTATATGCGTGTACGTGTAACGCgtacgttttcttttttttttttaatgcaaacCCGCGCGTGGTACGCGACGCGAGTAAGTTACGAGGGCATACTTGGACAAGACTAGATGCACATATGACAAAACGAAAATGTTTCGCGACACCCGGAGATGTCGGAGAACCTAGGGAGGGGACGCGACTCGTTACACACCAGTCTCCAGCTTAAAATCTAAACAAGGAAAGATTTTCGGGGCTTCCCCGTGCTAAAGGTCGCGGTTCGAACGTGACCCGCCGCGTTCGCCGACGCTCGAAACACCTAAGAAAATTTTTACAAgaacagctctctctctctctctgaaccGACGAACCGGCGTCTCGCGTTCGAACCCGACAAGATGGTCTCCGACGGTGATTTCAACGCCGGCCACTGCGCTCCTAACGTCTAATCTATTTGTACAGCCTTAAAAACAATGGTAGTTCTGTCCGAACCTGTTAAACGGGCAACTTTGTCAATGTTCGATCAACCTATCACACTCGAAGCCACACCGACAACCGAAAACCGGAAACTTCGTTCTGAAATATTCTGTAAACGACAAGCAGGAAAGTGGGAAATTTATGAAACCAAAATGGTTCATAAATTGCTAGATAGAAACGAATTGAAGAAACGGGGTGggttcgagtgcaaacggttaaaagGAAACGAATAAAAGCGGCGCGGATAAAATGTAATTGATACTGATACCGATGCGATTGAATATAATACGTCTATTCGCGTGGAAACGAGAGAGATAAAGAAAAAGATTAGCCAAGTACGAAACAGGACGAGCCGATCGACTCGCCCTcccccggttaacaggttaaaaaAGCGGTTGTTAAACGATCGCAATCGAGAAATCGAAAGTGTATCGAGGAGTCTCCCCGTAACAAGCTCGCGTTGTCGTTCGAGCGGGGCTGAACAAAAAGAGCCTCGAGAGAGAGTCAACAAAGAGTTCTGTACGGACGTGTGTTTCGAACAAATCTTTTACAGCACCGTGCGTTATCTAACAATTACAGCGTTACTCGTCCACGATCCGTTCGTTATTCCTCCACGTGCGTCACACGTGTCTCTCCGAAGAAAAAAACGTTTCCTTAgtctattaaaaattgttactcTGCGCGTGAATACGTATACAGCGTTATGTACATCATACGAGtcttcgaagaagaagaagaagaagctggTTCTAGACACCGCGACAAAATTGCGACGCCGCCGGTCGCCAGAGTATAAAAAGATTTCTCAATCGTTTCCGATCGCGGATTGCCACGAAATCCCGGACCAACCGAGGATCGTTCCCGATCGCTCGAAATTGTAAAACTCCTAAgggggaaaaaagaaagaaagaaaaatgaaaggagAGAATACAATGAAGAAATCGAATCGGAAGATTCCGCGACAACGAACGAGTAGAGTTCATCTTACTCGCTAAATAAGCGCGCACTGCGCGCGCGCCCGTGTATGTGTGTTTCGTTAGCAAACAACGATCGCGAGAGCGATCATCACGCAACAATCTCTGCGAGGAATCGATTACAAAGAATCGCAGAGGTATTAGTTCTCGATCGACGGGAAACCAGAGAACagaggagaaaaagaaagacgGAATCGAATATATCTAGACACGCGCGGGGAGATTCGAATCTCCCGCCGTTACTCGCGGTTCTCCAAAATGGCCGCCTCGCGCGCCGCGAGGTCCCTCTCTCTTCACCGTCGGGTCCCACCcactctctctttttctccatctcctcttcccccctctctcACACTGTATCTATCTTTCTCGGTCGCCTCCTCGTCGCCCCCTCCGCCGGTCTCTCCCGTGTTCTTCTGGTCTCGCACACAGTTCTTCCACTTATCGCGACGCCGCCCCTCAGGCGTGTACGCAACGGTTTTCACGTGCGCACGGAGCCATAGCTTGGGCCAGCTACGAACGACGCTAATCCTCGTCGTGGTTTCTCGTGTTCCTTTAGGCACACCAAGGCACTCCCGGTTCCTCTCACGTCGTCGCACATCACCGTGTTTCCATCTTCTTCtagcggggggtgggggggggggggagcttgAGGGAACCAAGCGAAACGATGAGAACGAATCCGGGATTCccgagggggggggaggggaatCGTCGAGGCGACGGCCATCGGCGGGTCCTCGTAGCAAAAGAAAAGGCATTGGTAACCACACACGTTCGACGGGAGTCACACAGCCATCCCCCACCAAACGAAACGTACACACGTCAGAATGTCTGGTCCCCGGGTGTCCGAGACTCAGAACTGGCCGGGCACGGCCATGATCTGGCAGCCGGACTGCACGTGCGCCAACACCTGCTCCTTCAGCCGGCACACGTGGTCCTTCAACCTGTGAACGACGGCGCTGAGCTCGCTGTTCTCGCCCTTGAGCAGTTTGACCTTGTCCTCGAGCCTGGAGATGCGCTCGAGTTTGCGCCTGCGACACTTTGACGCGGCCACGCGATTCCTCTGACGTTTCCTCTCGAGCTTGATCCTCTCCTGGTTCTCCATATCGATCGGCGACATCGGCGGCGAACTCGACACGCTCGGTACCGTTTGCGGCTCGTCCTTGATCTGCATCAGACCCTGGCTGACGGAGGATTCGGTGCTCTGCACGCTGCTCGGCGGTTCCAACGTGGTATACGTCGCACCGTAGATACTGTTCGGTTCCTGCGAGCTATCCGAATGGTGTAGCTCGTTCAAAGCCACCTCGAAACCGCGTACGAACTGTT
Protein-coding sequences here:
- the Jra gene encoding jun-related antigen — its product is MVRSLTMEQTFYEDASVYGAVNRENNMGQLKRNLTLDLNLCQRQGPHAKKPRLGPVPPALNNMPILSSPDLNMLKLGSPELEKLILAQQDNLVANLPTPTQILFPKVVTEAPEQFVRGFEVALNELHHSDSSQEPNSIYGATYTTLEPPSSVQSTESSVSQGLMQIKDEPQTVPSVSSSPPMSPIDMENQERIKLERKRQRNRVAASKCRRRKLERISRLEDKVKLLKGENSELSAVVHRLKDHVCRLKEQVLAHVQSGCQIMAVPGQF